A stretch of Cryptomeria japonica unplaced genomic scaffold, Sugi_1.0 HiC_scaffold_283, whole genome shotgun sequence DNA encodes these proteins:
- the LOC131077730 gene encoding bifunctional levopimaradiene synthase, chloroplastic-like isoform X2 — translation MAQVVCSSFSLSNTTKSFGWRTLCDTKAFLPLSHKKRVIYVRAKIDGASSGFGDKLQIRREVDRNAVASSCTQTCEAKPFPPNMWGDDFIVSLVTRNQETMDYNEKRVEKLVREIKEKFNSMEDGEISPSSYDTAWVARVPAIDGSHKPQFPQTLNWIIDNQLRDGSWGDESVFLTSDRILSTLACIISLTIWDTSKTHVQRGLDFIRRHAEQMMEEIQANGTSKVFEMVFPPLLSEAKSLGLDVDVTLFKEINERRVENLQRISVERLHSVPTGVLYYLEGVQDVVDWKLILNLQSKDGSFLGSPASTARVFLHTGDRKCLEFLTALLSKFRDHAPCMYPVDICERLRAVDNVERLGIDRYFQTEIKQALDYVFRYWDERGIGFGRDSQVPDIDCTATGFRLLRLHGYDVSSDVLQNIIGEQLYDGGPSDMLSLYKCSQINYPEETFMRETSAMANAYLSQCIRSNSFSHELAIRKDLRGEIENALDYPWHMDLPRLMARNYMDQFASTHSSMEKTVYQLPNVSDERFLQLAKLDFNRMQALHQMEILEINRWYKDCNFNQLTFNRHRPVEIYFTAAVVMFEPEYSACRIAYTKAACIAVILDDLFDSHSSLDQVNLFTELVKRWDLSLLHCLPAHMKICYLGLYKTVNELGQQALEAQGRDVHPYLRSVWEDLLSATAKEAEWADAKYVPPLKEYLENGKVSVALATLILNSIFFTGEPLPDNLLAQLDFRAPFLHLVCLTARLMNDARTSTDERDRGELASCVQCYRGEHPERTEEEGLSYLFDLNQDSLFELSYEFLKPGMVPKCYRKLLFDTARAAQLFYKNKDGFGMSAQEMEHHITKFLFEPVV, via the exons ATGGCCCAGGTTGTATGTTCTTCCTTTAGCCTGTCCAACACAACTAAAAGTTTTGGATGGCGAACATTATGTGATACGAAAGCATTCTTGCCTCTTTCCCACAAGAAGAGAGTAATCTACGTCAGGGCTAAAATAG ACGGTGCAAGCTCTGGCTTCGGAGACAAACTACAAATTCGTCGAGAAGTCGATCGCAATGCAGTTG CTTCATCGTGCACGCAGACGTGTGAGGCAAAGCCATTTCCCCCAAATATGTGGGGAGATGATTTTATCGTTTCCCTTGTGACGAGAAATCAG GAAACTATGGATTACAATGAGAAACGTGTAGAGAAACTGGTCCGTGAGATTAAGGAGAAGTTTAATTCTATGGAGGATGGTGAGATAAGTCCGAGCTCGTATGATACAGCATGGGTGGCAAGAGTGCCCGCCATTGATGGCTCTCACAAACCACAGTTTCCCCAGACGCTCAATTGGATAATTGATAACCAGTTACGGGATGGTTCGTGGGGAGATGAAAGCGTGTTCCTTACAAGCGATAGAATCCTTAGTACTCTTGCCTGCATCATCTCACTCACTATTTGGGACACTAGCAAGACTCATGTGCAAAGAG GTCTCGATTTCATCAGAAGACACGCAGAACAAATGATGGAGGAAATACAGGCCAACGGAACGTCCAAAGTGTTTGAGATGGTGTTTCCTCCACTGCTTAGTGAAGCCAAAAGCCTCGGCCTGGATGTTGATGTAACTCTTTTTAAAGAAATCAATGAGAGGAGGGTCGAGAACTTGCAACG GATTTCTGTGGAACGCCTTCATAGCGTTCCCACTGGAGTATTGTACTACTTGGAGGGCGTGCAAGATGTAGTGGATTGGAAACTGATACTTAACTTGCAATCGAAGGATGGCTCTTTCCTAGGCTCGCCAGCATCTACAGCCCGTGTCTTCCTGCACACCGGAGACAGGAAATGTCTAGAATTCTTGACCGCCCTTCTTTCGAAGTTCCGAGACCATG CGCCATGCATGTATCCAGTGGATATCTGTGAACGTCTGAGGGCTGTTGATAATGTTGAACGTTTGGGGATCGACCGATATTTCCAAACGGAGATCAAACAAGCCTTGGATTATGTGTTCAG GTACTGGGACGAAAGAGGTATCGGCTTTGGAAGGGACAGTCAGGTTCCAGACATTGATTGCACCGCCACAGGCTTCAGACTCTTAAGACTACATGGGTACGACGTCTCTTCAg ACGTTCTGCAGAATATAATTGGTGAGCAGCTTTATGATGGGGGACCTTCGGATATGTTAAGCCTGTACAAATGTTCACAGATCAACTATCCAGAAGAAACATTTATGAGAGAGACGAGTGCCATGGCCAACGCTTACCTATCCCAATGCATTCGAAGCAACAGCTTTTCTCACGAGCTGGCTATCAGGAAAGACCTTCGCGGAGAG ATTGAGAATGCTTTAGATTATCCCTGGCACATGGATCTTCCAAGACTGATGGCCAGAAATTACATGGATCAGTTTGCATCCACTCACTCGTCGATGGAGAAAACAGTATATCA ACTGCCGAATGTGAGCGACGAAAGGTTTTTACAACTGGCCAAACTGGACTTCAATCGAATGCAGGCTTTACACCAAATGGAAATTCTAGAAATTAACAG ATGGTATAAGGACTGCAATTTCAACCAGCTCACTTTCAATCGTCATAGACCAGTGGAGATATACTTCACCGCTGCAGTGGTGATGTTTGAACCAGAATACTCTGCTTGTAGAATTGCGTACACAAAAGCTGcctgcattgcagtcattctggacgACCTCTTTGATTCTCATTCTTCGCTGGACCAAGTAAATTTATTTACTGAACTCGTCAAAAG ATGGGATCTATCTCTTTTGCACTGCCTTCCAGCCCACATGAAAATCTGCTATTTGGGTTTGTATAAAACTGTAAACGAATTAGGGCAACAAGCACTGGAGGCTCAGGGACGTGATGTGCACCCCTACCTTCGCTCAGTT TGGGAGGACCTGCTCTCGGCTACAGCAAAAGAAGCCGAATGGGCTGACGCAAAGTATGTGCCGCCATTAAAGGAGTATCTAGAGAATGGGAAGGTATCAGTTGCGCTGGCAACACTTATCCTTAACTCCATATTTTTCACGGGAGAGCCTCTTCCGGACAACCTCCTCGCTCAGCTTGATTTTCGAGCTCCCTTTCTCCATCTCGTATGTCTAACAGCGCGTTTAATGAATGACGCTAGAACTTCCACG GATGAGAGAGATCGCGGTGAACTGGCATCGTGCGTACAGTGCTACAGGGGGGAGCATCCTGAACGCACAGAGGAAGAAGGTCTAAGTTATCTCTTTGATTTGAACCAAGACAGTTTGTTTGAACTGAGTTACGAATTTCTGAAGCCTGGGATGGTGCCAAAATGTTACAGAAAGCTTCTTTTTGACACTGCTAGGGCAGCCCAATTGTTTTACAAGAACAAAGATGGTTTCGGCATGTCTGCCCAGGAGATGGAACACCATATTACAAAATTTCTGTTTGAACCGGTCGTTTAA
- the LOC131077730 gene encoding bifunctional levopimaradiene synthase, chloroplastic-like isoform X1 → MAQVVCSSFSLSNTTKSFGWRTLCDTKAFLPLSHKKRVIYVRAKIDGASSGFGDKLQIRREVDRNAVVNTMAASSCTQTCEAKPFPPNMWGDDFIVSLVTRNQETMDYNEKRVEKLVREIKEKFNSMEDGEISPSSYDTAWVARVPAIDGSHKPQFPQTLNWIIDNQLRDGSWGDESVFLTSDRILSTLACIISLTIWDTSKTHVQRGLDFIRRHAEQMMEEIQANGTSKVFEMVFPPLLSEAKSLGLDVDVTLFKEINERRVENLQRISVERLHSVPTGVLYYLEGVQDVVDWKLILNLQSKDGSFLGSPASTARVFLHTGDRKCLEFLTALLSKFRDHAPCMYPVDICERLRAVDNVERLGIDRYFQTEIKQALDYVFRYWDERGIGFGRDSQVPDIDCTATGFRLLRLHGYDVSSDVLQNIIGEQLYDGGPSDMLSLYKCSQINYPEETFMRETSAMANAYLSQCIRSNSFSHELAIRKDLRGEIENALDYPWHMDLPRLMARNYMDQFASTHSSMEKTVYQLPNVSDERFLQLAKLDFNRMQALHQMEILEINRWYKDCNFNQLTFNRHRPVEIYFTAAVVMFEPEYSACRIAYTKAACIAVILDDLFDSHSSLDQVNLFTELVKRWDLSLLHCLPAHMKICYLGLYKTVNELGQQALEAQGRDVHPYLRSVWEDLLSATAKEAEWADAKYVPPLKEYLENGKVSVALATLILNSIFFTGEPLPDNLLAQLDFRAPFLHLVCLTARLMNDARTSTDERDRGELASCVQCYRGEHPERTEEEGLSYLFDLNQDSLFELSYEFLKPGMVPKCYRKLLFDTARAAQLFYKNKDGFGMSAQEMEHHITKFLFEPVV, encoded by the exons ATGGCCCAGGTTGTATGTTCTTCCTTTAGCCTGTCCAACACAACTAAAAGTTTTGGATGGCGAACATTATGTGATACGAAAGCATTCTTGCCTCTTTCCCACAAGAAGAGAGTAATCTACGTCAGGGCTAAAATAG ACGGTGCAAGCTCTGGCTTCGGAGACAAACTACAAATTCGTCGAGAAGTCGATCGCAATGCAGTTG TGAATACTATGGCAGCTTCATCGTGCACGCAGACGTGTGAGGCAAAGCCATTTCCCCCAAATATGTGGGGAGATGATTTTATCGTTTCCCTTGTGACGAGAAATCAG GAAACTATGGATTACAATGAGAAACGTGTAGAGAAACTGGTCCGTGAGATTAAGGAGAAGTTTAATTCTATGGAGGATGGTGAGATAAGTCCGAGCTCGTATGATACAGCATGGGTGGCAAGAGTGCCCGCCATTGATGGCTCTCACAAACCACAGTTTCCCCAGACGCTCAATTGGATAATTGATAACCAGTTACGGGATGGTTCGTGGGGAGATGAAAGCGTGTTCCTTACAAGCGATAGAATCCTTAGTACTCTTGCCTGCATCATCTCACTCACTATTTGGGACACTAGCAAGACTCATGTGCAAAGAG GTCTCGATTTCATCAGAAGACACGCAGAACAAATGATGGAGGAAATACAGGCCAACGGAACGTCCAAAGTGTTTGAGATGGTGTTTCCTCCACTGCTTAGTGAAGCCAAAAGCCTCGGCCTGGATGTTGATGTAACTCTTTTTAAAGAAATCAATGAGAGGAGGGTCGAGAACTTGCAACG GATTTCTGTGGAACGCCTTCATAGCGTTCCCACTGGAGTATTGTACTACTTGGAGGGCGTGCAAGATGTAGTGGATTGGAAACTGATACTTAACTTGCAATCGAAGGATGGCTCTTTCCTAGGCTCGCCAGCATCTACAGCCCGTGTCTTCCTGCACACCGGAGACAGGAAATGTCTAGAATTCTTGACCGCCCTTCTTTCGAAGTTCCGAGACCATG CGCCATGCATGTATCCAGTGGATATCTGTGAACGTCTGAGGGCTGTTGATAATGTTGAACGTTTGGGGATCGACCGATATTTCCAAACGGAGATCAAACAAGCCTTGGATTATGTGTTCAG GTACTGGGACGAAAGAGGTATCGGCTTTGGAAGGGACAGTCAGGTTCCAGACATTGATTGCACCGCCACAGGCTTCAGACTCTTAAGACTACATGGGTACGACGTCTCTTCAg ACGTTCTGCAGAATATAATTGGTGAGCAGCTTTATGATGGGGGACCTTCGGATATGTTAAGCCTGTACAAATGTTCACAGATCAACTATCCAGAAGAAACATTTATGAGAGAGACGAGTGCCATGGCCAACGCTTACCTATCCCAATGCATTCGAAGCAACAGCTTTTCTCACGAGCTGGCTATCAGGAAAGACCTTCGCGGAGAG ATTGAGAATGCTTTAGATTATCCCTGGCACATGGATCTTCCAAGACTGATGGCCAGAAATTACATGGATCAGTTTGCATCCACTCACTCGTCGATGGAGAAAACAGTATATCA ACTGCCGAATGTGAGCGACGAAAGGTTTTTACAACTGGCCAAACTGGACTTCAATCGAATGCAGGCTTTACACCAAATGGAAATTCTAGAAATTAACAG ATGGTATAAGGACTGCAATTTCAACCAGCTCACTTTCAATCGTCATAGACCAGTGGAGATATACTTCACCGCTGCAGTGGTGATGTTTGAACCAGAATACTCTGCTTGTAGAATTGCGTACACAAAAGCTGcctgcattgcagtcattctggacgACCTCTTTGATTCTCATTCTTCGCTGGACCAAGTAAATTTATTTACTGAACTCGTCAAAAG ATGGGATCTATCTCTTTTGCACTGCCTTCCAGCCCACATGAAAATCTGCTATTTGGGTTTGTATAAAACTGTAAACGAATTAGGGCAACAAGCACTGGAGGCTCAGGGACGTGATGTGCACCCCTACCTTCGCTCAGTT TGGGAGGACCTGCTCTCGGCTACAGCAAAAGAAGCCGAATGGGCTGACGCAAAGTATGTGCCGCCATTAAAGGAGTATCTAGAGAATGGGAAGGTATCAGTTGCGCTGGCAACACTTATCCTTAACTCCATATTTTTCACGGGAGAGCCTCTTCCGGACAACCTCCTCGCTCAGCTTGATTTTCGAGCTCCCTTTCTCCATCTCGTATGTCTAACAGCGCGTTTAATGAATGACGCTAGAACTTCCACG GATGAGAGAGATCGCGGTGAACTGGCATCGTGCGTACAGTGCTACAGGGGGGAGCATCCTGAACGCACAGAGGAAGAAGGTCTAAGTTATCTCTTTGATTTGAACCAAGACAGTTTGTTTGAACTGAGTTACGAATTTCTGAAGCCTGGGATGGTGCCAAAATGTTACAGAAAGCTTCTTTTTGACACTGCTAGGGCAGCCCAATTGTTTTACAAGAACAAAGATGGTTTCGGCATGTCTGCCCAGGAGATGGAACACCATATTACAAAATTTCTGTTTGAACCGGTCGTTTAA